The segment ctaaagtctagcctataagtTAGATTATATTCTATCCTTTAGATCAAATcataatctagcctataattCAGACCATATTCAAGTCTAAAGGTCAGACTATAGCCTTGCCTTTAGATCATTGATtcgatagtctagcctatagatcagactattggctagtctagcctatagatcagactattgtctagcctatagatcaCACTAGAGTGTagcctatagatcagactatagtctagtccatagtctttactatagtctagattgtagactataaAGAAATAGACTGTAGATCAAAATATATTCTAGACCCTGAATCAAAATATAATCTAGATCATCTATTATACTTTATACTAAACGAAAGATCAGTTttcagtcttgtctatagatcagatttTGTACAAGACTGTCTTTATGCCTCTCGTATACTCTCTAACTTCGTGTTTTACCCCTACCCTCAGACTGATTTCTAATTTATTATATGTGTTAGATGATAATAATAACTActtctacatatgtatacatatacatgcaTACTGGTTGCACACAACTTACCTTGTCAAAACATAAATGCTAACAGAATTTCCCAAAAGaccaataacaaaaacacatgGCACCAATATCCGTTGCACCACATGACGCACTTCCGCAACATCGTGATCTGTAAACGACATAATGGTTGAATGACTCACACACACTAAAAGCGATTACAGTGAGAAGGGGATGTTGCAAACAGCTATTGCTGTATGTTGCTTCTACTTCAGACCACAATTTTAATACACATAcaaagctgttgttgttgttgttaaggtTGTTGTGTGTGTTGATGAGGTTGGTGCAATATTGTTTTTGCTGAATTTCCGTTTTATTgcgtttttaaatttgaaaattttttgtagttttgtgtTTAGTATGTATTCTTTCTTTTGTAGATTTTCTTGTCTTCTAATGGAATGGCTAACATGCCCCTTAAAACCAGTATTATGTTggttttctttgctttttttctgttgtatACTTTTAAGCGTATAAACAAACACGTTTTAGTGATTTAACAATTGCATGTTGGTAGTTTTTTTCTTCCCCTTTATCTATTTAGTATTCTttacaatttcaatttgatatttttttattagttttatatttctgttaaatgttaaaatataaaatttaattgcagccataaaaagttttcttcaaacatcaaatttcttttgttttttcaagaGACATTTCCATTCTAAACAGCAATTGTTGCTCTTGAgctgaaaatagttaaaaataaatgaaaattttttattaaaattattttagtttcgTTTGTTGTGATTTgcatattaaaatgttaattactaaatacatataacaaaaacaattgtttaccataaacaaatgtttagtGTTTATTTCTGTAGCCTGTAAAACAACaatcgtaaaaattttaaatatttttcatagaccgccaaaacaacaaatatataaataaataattttgaaggtagtttatatatttttttccaatttcctctttaattattaatatttttccataaactcattgttgtaataataaacacaaatataaacatttcaaattactTCCTTAATTAccattaaaatctataaaaatgtttcattaatctaatataatttatacactttaaacatattaagttaatttataaaatttatcatgtaaacaaaaaaaattccccAAGAAATAAGCAAaacatacaatatttataataacatcAATATTCCGCCAAAGGCgacaaaccaaaaatatttcaactaaaaaacaaaaaaaaaactagataacaaaatattaaaaattcttcttCTCTTAACttgttctttaaacaaaattattattttattttttaatataatttttcaattcctTACCCACGTCTGTCGATTTTTATCGTTttccaacaaaataaataaataaatataatttttattagctGCCAGCTAAATGTTGTTTAGATTATtagtaacaaagaaaaaaaatttgtgtttaaaataatatgtttaataataaaatgaacaacaaaaaaaaaaaaaaaacagctacaGCAAGTTGTGCActcattaaaattgttgttgtttttttttttgtgattaaaacaaataaattacacgTTTTTGTCTTAAgttgtttatattgaatttattgctGGCAgagaataaatttcaatttatgctGCTACATAAATTAGCAGACAATAAGAAtaggaaataagaaaattagaaataacttatttagtttaaagatcaatcaaaaattttaactagtttagttctagttcagttctatccctacaaacattttctattgcggaagttacccgtgtgattcttccaaacgtgctaaaagctcgccagcgatgttgcggaagtataagaattcttgtcaacagtcgggaagaactgatgccgagttggggaacgtctaagagtaacgtggaaaatacttctggaagacccgcagaagaaacttctagatggcTTTTGGAAGTAATATGTTACcaaatacttttctatatgttactaggaagtcacttcttgaagtgactacttagtatcatctagaagtgttcctatcttttCTTCTAAAAGAAgaatattctcttcttctagaagatgagttctagttcagttctagttcaattctagttcagttctagttcagttctagttcaattctatttcatttctagttcagttctagttcaattctagttcagttctagttcagttctagttcagttctagttcagttctagttcagttctagttcagttctagttcagttctagttcacttctagttatgttctagttcagttctagttcagttctagttcagttctaattcagttctagttcacttctagttcagttctagttcagttctagttcagttctagttcagttctagttNNNNNNNNNNNNNNNNNNNNNNNNNNNNNNNNNNNNNNNNNNNNNNNNNNNNNNNNNNNNNNNNNNNNNNNNNNNNNNNNNNNNNNNNNNNNNNNNNNNNactagactatagacttgactatagactagactatagactagactatagactagactatagactagactatagactagactatagactagactattgactagactataggctagactatagacaagactatagactagactatagactagcctatagactagactatagactagactccagactagactatagactagactattgacaagactattgacaagactatagactataaagtagactagactatagtctagactattggctagaatataaactagactattgactacactatagactacgcaAAAGACTAGACcaagacttaactatagactagactacagactttacttaaattagactatagactagactatttacagGACTATAGCCAGGCCTATAGGGTAGACTATgggcaaaactatagactattacaGATCATAGACTACTTAGACTTGAGCATAGGTGGTACTATAGACTTTATCATAAAATGGTTATAGAGAAGGCTATAGActttactaaagactagactattgaaaagactaggctggactatagactagactaaaagaaaatttctttaaaaatccttCCCTTTCTCATTTTTGTTTGCACTTAAATCCTTTCATAGCATAAATTTACCGCCTCTTGTTATAGGTCACCTAAATGTGTTACAAGCAATCATTAAGAAAAGCCAaagaatttctttagaaaatcctAACAAAAGTCATAATTTCTTTGGCTAAACTTTATGTATCCTTTTGTGGCGAAGAAACAACCACCCAAATGTCCTTTAAATGACTTGTTACTTTTATGTTGTGCTTGCAACACAGCAGCATATGCTgcagttgttgtttatattattttatgatgataaacattttcagaattcttttttttcctTACATGTTATTGCAATCCTTTAAAAAGGAGTTCTATTTAGAAATAAGAAAGGAATTAtagtaataagaaaaataaattcacataaggtttttcataagaaatgttttaagaaaatgcactagatttataaaatataactcGTAAGGAAATAGTTTGTTCgctttatttctctttttaaaggacttctGTAGTGATTTTATATCTTGTTGCCTTTGGCAGTTTTTTCCAACACATAGTgggttgtatttatttattttacacaaacattTGCAAACAGAACTAGTAAAGaagtggaacagaactagaacagaactaaaacagaactagaacataactagaactgaactagaactgacctagaacagaactagaacagaactaaaacagaaatagaatagaactagaacagaactagaactgaacttaaacagaactaaaacagaactagaatagaactagaaaagaactagaacagaactagaactgaacttaaacagaactaaaacagaactagaatagaactagaaaagaactagaacagaactagaacagaactagaatagaactagaacagaactagaacagaactagaacagaactagaacagaattagaacagaactagaacagaactagaacagaactagaacagaactagaaaagaactagaacagaactagaacagaactagaacagaactagatcagaactagatcagaactagatcagaactagaactgaactagaactgaactagaactgaactagaactgaactagaactgaactagaactgaactagaactgaactagaaNNNNNNNNNNNNNNNNNNNNNNNNNNNNNNNNNNNNNNNNNNNNNNNNNNNNNNNNNNNNNNNNNNNNNNNNNNNNNNNNNNNNNNNNNNNNNNNNNNNNctagtctatagtctagtctatagtcttgtctatagtctagtctatagtgtagtctatagtgtagtctatagtgtagtctatagtgtagtctatagtctagtctatagtgtagtctatagtctagtatatagtctagtctttagtctagtctatagactagtctatagtcttgtctgtagtttagtctatagtcacgtgtatagtctatagtcgggtttttagttctatagtctagtctgtagtctagtcaatagtttagtttcAATatcaatagtcaatagtctagtttatactagTTCATAGTCTTAGTCCAATATAtcgtctagtctgtggtctattctataatctagtatatagtctagtctatagtcttgtatattaTCTATCTCAGTCTTAACTATGGCATATATTCTGTTGATTTGGTTCCACTGTTTACAGTCatatatttgttgtaattttttcttgttttcttgctctagttgttgtttctttttgattattttaaatcaCATGCAACAGCAGCAGTAACAACAATTGCTAAAACAACCCTGAACATTGTAAAAAAATCATCATTCTCATAGTATTTGCATGACTATTTCATGATAAggatatatttttctatattattttttatttcctttataaTTCAAGCAAAAGTCTTTTTACAAGGCAAACATGCTCGGAAGACATTTTCCTTATAATATttgtcatttaaaatacacaccaACATGTTGGTCTTGTGTAAAAATACGTGTACAGAAGTGTAAACATACACCGGatgtgaaaatgaaaaaaaagaaacacacaaacacattcaCACATATGATTTTAGGCAACAACACAAAACTGTTTAGAAATGCAAAGTGATTtgaatgtaacagttagagacACAGtagtaacaataacaaacaagaaACCAAAGCAATAACAACATAGAGGGAGGAAGAGAGTAAATAAGTATAAGTTAAACAACTGCATAAACATGTAACCAAACATGTCGgatcatatttaatactaatacacacacaaaactaacaaataaatatacacacaaGGATACACACGTAAACAGTttgttatgtttatatattttcatatgtaATGCAGAGCAGGATGTATCATATTACTTTTCATTGCATGTTTAAAATGGTTAAGGTTTTAaatcttcaattttttttctattctaccAACCTACAGATTTtctacatttattattttccggtaaagaagaaaattgcatttttttgtgtttcctgttacaaaaaaaacacttacaCACAAAATAGAATAGCAGGGTGGCATCATGATAATCATACAACAATGAtaagaaaatattgcaaaaatgtataaagaaaacttaaaaaaaaagaaaatcatacaaaattgtaaacgaaaaatatgaaaaatagttTGACATGTTTATGTtacaaagcaaaaaaagaaaacctatGAATGTTCTTacacttacatacatttataaatatatagccATATATGCATGTATGCATATAATAATGTGACAGGACatgcaaataagaaaatatcCTTACTACCTTGTCtctttatttatctatcttttttttcaacttaaaaagTTGTATTGCGAGTCTTTTCAAATTGGAAAGGCAACAACTGCTTAAAATGGCAGCAAATATGTAtacgtgtgtgtgtttgtgtgcgtATAGGTATTGGTATATATGAGTGACAATAATTCATGTAAATGCTGTTTTAGTGAACGACGAGAAGGTGAGCGCAATCCGTGTATAAACTTTACTCTATTCTGAAGctaattctgttctattttaggtttagttcagttatagtttaggttaagttcagttctagttcagttgtaatttagttctagtacagtccttgttcagttgtagttcttgttctgttcttgttctgttcagttgtagttcttgttctgttcttgttctgttcttgttctgttcttgttctgttcttgttctgttcttgttctgttcttgttctgttcttgttctgttcttgttctgttcttgttctgttcttgttctgttcttgttctgttcttgttctgttcttgttctgttcttgttctgttcttgttctgttcttgttctgttcttgttctgttcttgttctgttcttgttctgttcttgttctgttcttgttctgttcttgttctgttcttgttctgttctgttcttgttctgttcttgttctgttcttgttctgttctgttctgttcttgttctgttcttgttctgttcttgttctgttcttgttcttttcttgttcttttcttgttcttttcttgttcttttcttgttctattcttgttctattcttgttctgttcttgttctattcttgttctgttcttgttcagttcttgttctgttcttgttctattcttgttctgttcttgtgctattcttgttcagttcttgttctgttcttttcTTATTCTGTTCTTATTcggttctactttagttctaattcattcctacttcaattttagtttttacctAGTGCTGttgtagtttatttctagtttccTTAGCTATGGAAATTGATGTTGGTACACCTTCccaattttttattcttaacaTTGACTACCATCTACAAACATTTTGCATATGAATTGTATATTAAGTTTTGTGTTGGTTATTTATGCATTTCTTAtacagttgttttttttctagtctctttattccttttttttctttattttagtaCAAGGTGTCTCATattcaaaatatgcaaaaactaTGTTGTATGCAAAAGAAACctcaacaaaattgtttttttttttttttttaggaaaatattttgcatgcaaagtgtattttgtaaatattttttgtcagAAAATTGTCAACAGaaacgatttttatttttattttttttacttacttaGTCTTACTGTTAGAAAATAACATTGGAATTTAATGGCTTAAAaacggaaatatttttaaataactattttaaaaacaaacaaagatatttagaaatagaattaaatagttttgttaTATCAAGCATtatataaagtattaaaattttttacttactcATTTCCTAATAAACCCTTTAAAATTgctttataaactaaaaattacataataaattaataacgtATGggtaatattaattttgtaattatcacaatggatttttttaatttgtttgtaagaTAAATATCAtagtaacaaaacaaaacttcaaTGAACAATTTGCCAACACAATTCATTATTAATTGGACAGGTGACTGCTAGAACAGAACAataacagaacaagaacagaacaagaacagaacaagaacagaacaagaacagaacaagaacagaacaagaacagaacaagaacagaacaagaacaagaacagaacaagaacagaacaagaacagaacaagaacagaacaagaacagaacgaAGCTCGAATggaactggaacaaaactaatacagaacagaactaaaaaagaactaaaacagaactagaacagaactaaaacagagctagaacagaacttgaacagaactaggacagaactagaacaaaactagaacttaactttaGAGGATATTGTAgccatattttttgtaatttcagtTGGCTTTAGCCGCATTATTATCGTTAAgttaatattactcatacgcctaATGTACTTTTGAAATTGCTTTAACTTGTCAAATAaagattaaaatcttaaaaaacactttaacatTAAACAACTTGAcaataatttacattatttcttAGAGAGTTGTTGAacgttttaaatttacaatcaaATGAGCGGATACATGGAAAgtggtattttattaaaagaattaaaaatataccaaTGGATTTTTTGCATATTTGGTGTAAATTTTCCACCATTTTTAATCTATCGCCAAGAGaaagatattaaatattatatagtaCTGTTAGTATActtaatatatagtctaatgCTTATAGCCTGCGCTATATGGATCACCTATAAACACAATTATATAGTTTCAAAACTTACGCAAGCACACAATCTAGACTTTTTGACAAAACTAATTGCTTATATACATAACATTGCCCTGATCATTTTacaattatcaataaaatataaaagctgGTGCTGTAATAAAAATCTTGtggaaattttgcaatttattaacAAACTGGATAATCAAATGCTGAGCAAATTCCCCCATATGCTAAAGCCTCAAATGCTGCGAAAACGTTTATTCTTAACCACTGGTCTAAgctcaattattttattaatatttattgtatatttaaattatcatttaatatctaaaaaaatgttGCTATTGGATAATTTATTGCTATCATTTTTAATGATGTCTCTGCAACTTAAATCTCTGGAATATGGTATTTatctacaaataatatatatatttttaaaacatctacttagaaatataaaagaactcaaggaaaatattgttaaagaaCCCAATAGAAGAGTAAGTTTAGCTAGAATCTATTCAAAAACTttgaaacaaaatcaaattgatTTAATGGAAATATGGACTTTAGCTAATAAACTGGAGCAATATTTTGCATGGCCTATTTTACTATTATTCTTTTACAATGGTATTGATATATTGACAACCACAAGCTGGGCCTATGTGCAATATGTATATGAGACAAGATTGATATATCAAATATGTAAGTAGTTGTATATTATGTATTGAAAAAagtatagactacagaccagattATTGACTGCACCATAGACCAGagtaaactgtagactagattatagactgaactatggtctaacctatagactagactgtagactggactatatgctagactaatctatagacgcGATTATATATTACTCTATAGAATAGATCAAAGACTGTACtagagactggactataaacaacagtatagactagactattaactactgtatatactagactataaactagactgtagcctAGACTATGTATTAGACtaccgactatagactacaccattTATTGGAATAAAGATTAGTTTATAGCAAGGTATAGATGGAATATTTCCTTGAATATAGataatagactggactagtgacttcactatagactacattatagactaaagaatagactagactacataatagataatagactatactagagaatagactatatactaaccATTACACTAAaccatagactggacaatagttAAGATTATAGTCGAGAATtaagactagactggactataggctagactttagactaatctaaagactagactatatactagactagagtatagattagaccgtagactagactatagattagactataggctaaactatagaatatgctAGAACACatactacactacagactagactaaatactagaatacatactagactataggctagagtataaactagactataaaataagctattgcctagactatagactagacaatagacaaaactatagacaagcctatatactagacgatagattggactataaactagactatagagtaaactatagactagactatagactatattataggctagactatacactagactacagattacaatacagactaaagtctagaccatagacaatACTTAAGACTAATCAACAAACTAAAATTTGGACTGAATTAGCAAGCTTTTTGagtttaatttaatatgtactttttagTTCGTTTAACTTTCATTGGTGTGCTTTTGAGCAACATGTTGTTACTAAGTTATTTAgcacaaaaatgtataaatgagGTGAGTTAGATTTCAAAGTGTTTCAAATTATACGAtctcttttaaaatgttttcattttagtataaaaaattttctcaattatTGAACAACTTCCAACTGTATCCTCATGATAAAGAAATTATCTTAAACGTTAGAGAATATTCATTACAATTGATGCATCAACGTTTGAAATTCTCCTGCAGTGGGTATATGAATATTGATCTTAAGAGATGTGGTAAAGTAAgagaattaagttttaaaaattttgcagttTTAGATATtgcaaattgcatttttttactttaggtTACTTTGATCATTTTAGTTTATATCACAATTTTAGTGCAATTTAAACTAAGCGATGTTAGTGAGGGAGCTGTAAGAGccactaaatttatatttggtaaatattaagagaaactttagaaaaatgttttaattattattattatttttgtaaatattcaaTAAAGTAATATggtgacgtatgattaatattaattactaACTAGTTGTTCAGCAGGTTTGTTTGTTATAGAGAACCTCACTAATATTTAACtagcatttaattttatttaaagtttcagGTTATTAACGTCtttgacaaaaatttaataaaattcttaacatcATGTTATCTTTTACATTTATAACGCACAAAGGATATGGACTCGCCTGcaaacaaactatatacatatgtatgtatgtacaaacaaCAGACACTTAAACACAACACTGTATGAGtagtttgtaaacattttattttattttctcaaaCTCTTAACCTAATAGTATTACGAGTAGCAATAATAGCGACAGGAGACCGACTACATTTTGTAGTTGCAAAGGTTAAAGGCTGAGGagtaacatattttgtaaaagaagTGCATAAAGCAAACAAAGtcgacaaaaaatttaaatgtaaacacTAGTTATTCATTTAACAACTCTACATACAATAATACTTAACAAACACGTTTATACAGTCAAACACACCTTATATTGTTATAAACTTCCTACTTTTACTACCCCTCTTACAATTATTCTCccttgaaaatgttaaatatgtaacaacatgttaaaacataaaacaacacaCAAACTTGAAACGTTATTTCCATGTAACATACATATAACGGTGTTTATAGCGAGATAGAGAGCAAGAGAGTTTACATATgctatttgtatgttttttttgtggCTATATTTTTATGCTGTATAGTGGTTTTGTTCTGCGTGCATGCCTCAGcatgttttctgttttatttcactCTTAGCCACGTCTAGTCTCATGTACTTGCTGTGGCAAATGTGTATTGTAATTTTGTGTCATGTTTAACATGTTCATCTATAGTACTATTGTTTGCTAATTAACTGCGatatgcaaaacaaaaaagttacaaCAAACTGGACAAtcagttttgtttaattttgtcaaTTTAATGCAGCATATCAAAAACTACTGTATACATTAGTCCGATATCTATAACTGTTAGgtaagactataaattagactatagaatagactttagactatactataaactacactataggccagactatagaattgactattgactagactacagactagactaaactctagactatagactagactatagactagactatagactagactacagactagactatagactagactatagacaagactatagactagactatagactggactatagactagactatagactggactatagactagactatagactggactatagactagactatagactggactatagactaggctatagagtagactatagactaaactatagactagactatagactagattatagactagactatagactagactatagattaggctatagaagactatagactagactatagactatgctatagaatatactatagactagactatagactagactatagactaggctatagactagactatagactagactatagactagactatagactagactatagactagactatagactagactatatgctagactatgctatagaatataccatagactagactatagactagacaaaagactagactatagcttagactatatactggattatggattaggctatagactagattatagacaagactatatactagactatagactacactataaactagactatagactagactttagacta is part of the Lucilia cuprina isolate Lc7/37 chromosome 3, ASM2204524v1, whole genome shotgun sequence genome and harbors:
- the LOC124418721 gene encoding putative gustatory receptor 98b; this translates as MLIACAIWITYKHNYIVSKLTQAHNLDFLTKLIAYIHNIALIILQLSIKYKSWCCNKNLVEILQFINKLDNQMLSKFPHMLKPQMLRKRLFLTTEPNRRVSLARIYSKTLKQNQIDLMEIWTLANKLEQYFAWPILLLFFYNGIDILTTTSWAYVQYVYETRLIYQIFRLTFIGVLLSNMLLLSYLAQKCINEYKKFSQLLNNFQLYPHDKEIILNVREYSLQLMHQRLKFSCSGYMNIDLKRCGKVRELSFKNFAVLDIANCIFLL